From the Streptomyces sp. SN-593 genome, the window GCCCACCAGCTCCGACACCCCCCGCGTCGCCCTGGTCACCGGCGGTTCCGGCGGCATCGGCAAGGCCGTCGTCCGGCGCCTCGCCCGCGACGGGTACGCCGTCGGGGTGCACTACTCCGGCAACGAGGCGGCCGCCGAGGCTCTGGTCGGGGAGATCACCGCCGCCGGGGGCCGGGCCGTGGCCGTCGGCGGCGACGTCGCGGACGAACACGCCATGGCCGCCGCCTTCGACGCCGTGGAAGCCGCGTTCGGCGGGCTCGACGTCGTGGTGCACACCGCCGGGATCATGCGTCTCCGGCCGATCGCCGAGCTCGACCTGGCCGACTTCGACGCGGTGCACCGCACCAACGTCCGCGGCACCTTCGTCGTGGACCAGCAGGCGGCCCGCCGACTGCGCCCGGGCGGCGCGCTGGTGAACTTCTCGACGTCCGTCATGGGTCTCCAGCTCCCCGCCTACGGCGCCTACGTGGCCAGCAAGGGCGCCGTCGAGGCACTGACGCTGGTCCTCGCCCGCGAGCTGCGCGGCCGGGACGTCACCGTCAACGCGGTCGCCCCCGGCCCCACCGCCACCCCGCTGTTCCTGGACGGCAAGGACCAGGAGACCGTCGACCGGCTGGCGGCGCAGCCCCCGCTCGAACGCCTGGGCACCCCGGAGGACATCGCCGAGCTGACCGCCTTCCTGGCGAGCCCCGCCGGCCACTGGGTCAACGGGCAGAACATCCGCGACAACGGCGGCATCGTCTAGGACGCCACCGGTACATCCCCAGCGACACATTCCCACCGAGGAGGAACGACCCGTGCCCTTCGCCAACTTCAAGGTCCCCGCCGGCACCCTCACGCCGGAGCAGAAGAAGCTGATCGTCGACCGCGCCACCGATCTGTACGCCGAGGTCTACGGTGAGCGGGCCCGCCAGAACACCATGGTGCTCGTGGAGGAGGTCCCCGACGGGGGATGGGGCATCGGCGGCACCGTCCTGACGGCTGCCATGATCGACGGCGACGGCCGGGCCGGTGGCGCGTAGCGCCGGGGAAGGGGACGCACCAGCCATGACGCCCGAGACCACCGCAAGGGCCGCGAGGTCCGGCGACCTGCGCGCCCGCATGCTGGAGGCGGCCGAGCGGCTGCTGAACTCCGCTCCGGGCAACGACATCTCCACCCGGGCGGTCTGCGAGGCGGTCGGCGTCACCCAGCCCATCCTCTACCGCCTGTTCGGCGACAAGAACGGCCTGCTCGCGGCGCTCGTGGAGAACGGCTTCGAGCGCTACATCAGCCGCAAGCAGGCGCTGGAGGCGACGGACGACCCCGTCGCCGACCTGCGGGCGGGCTGGGACGACCACACGGACTTCGCCCTCACCCACCGGGCGCTGTACCGGCTGATGTTCTCCCCGGTCCTGCCCGAGGTGCCCGCGCCCGCCGACCGGATCTTCGAGCTGCTCAAGCAGACCCTCGACCGCTGCGCGGCGGTCGGCGCCGTGCGGATTCCCACCGAGGAGGCCGCGCAGGCGATCCTCTCCGCCAACGTGGGCGTCGCCCTGAGCATCCTGTCCCAGCCGTCGCGCTTCCGCGACCCGCTGCTGTCGGCCCGGGTGCGCGACGCGGTCTTCGCCTCCTGCCTGGACGAGTCGGCCGCCGCCCGGCCCGCCCCGGACGAGGGGCCCGCGCGGGCGGCCCTCTGCCTGGAGGCCCGGCTCAGGGACCGGCCCCCCGAGGAGCTGCGCCCGGAGGAGACGGCGCTGCTGCTGCTGTGGCTCGGCCGGCTGCAACGCGCGGCGCCGTGACGCCGTGACGCCGTGAGGCCCCGACGCCGGCGCGGGATCAGTCGGACAGCCGCCGGGTGCCGTCCGCGGTGAACACGTGCAGGCGCGCACCGCTGACGTCCACACCGACCTCCTGTCCCGGCCGGACGTTCAGGAAGCCCGGCGCGCGGGCGAGCAGTTCCGTGCCGGCCACGGTCACCGCCACGTCGGTGGCGTGGCCGAGCGGCTGGATCAGCTTGACCGTCGCCCGCACGTCGCCGTCCTGCGGCTGCTCGTGCACGACGAGTTCGTCCGGCCGAAGCCCCAGCCGCACCTTCCTGTCCGCCGCCTTCTGCGTGACGCCCCGGCCGGGGACGGTGATCCCGGTGCCGGGGACCGTCAGCCTGCCGCCGTCGAGTTCGGCGTCGAAGAGGTTGATGGACGGCTTGCCGACGAAGACCGCCACGAACTCCGTCGCCGGACTGTCGTAGATCTCCTGCGGGGTGCCGTACTGCTCCAGCCGGCCCCTGCTCATCACGGCGATCTTGTCGGAGAGGGTGAGGGCCTCCTCCTGGTCGTGGGTGACGTAGACGCTGGTGGCACCCAGTTCCTGGTGGAGCTGCTTGAGTTCGGTACGGGTGCGGTCGCGCAGCAGCGCGTCGAGGTTGGACAGCGGCTCGTCGAAGAGGAACACCGCCGGGCGCCGGGCGATCGCCCGGCCGAGGGCCACCCGCTGGCGCTGCCCGCCGGACAGGTCCCTGGGCTTGCGGTCCAGGAACGGTTCGAGCGACAGCCGCTCGGCCGCGTCCCGCACCCGCCGGTCGATGTCCGCCTTCGGGGTCTTGCGCATCCGCAGGCCGAACGCCATGTTCTCGTAGACCGTCATGTGCGGGTACAGGGCGTAGTCCTGGAAGACGAACGCCAGGTCC encodes:
- a CDS encoding SDR family oxidoreductase, coding for MPTSSDTPRVALVTGGSGGIGKAVVRRLARDGYAVGVHYSGNEAAAEALVGEITAAGGRAVAVGGDVADEHAMAAAFDAVEAAFGGLDVVVHTAGIMRLRPIAELDLADFDAVHRTNVRGTFVVDQQAARRLRPGGALVNFSTSVMGLQLPAYGAYVASKGAVEALTLVLARELRGRDVTVNAVAPGPTATPLFLDGKDQETVDRLAAQPPLERLGTPEDIAELTAFLASPAGHWVNGQNIRDNGGIV
- a CDS encoding 4-oxalocrotonate tautomerase family protein, which produces MPFANFKVPAGTLTPEQKKLIVDRATDLYAEVYGERARQNTMVLVEEVPDGGWGIGGTVLTAAMIDGDGRAGGA
- a CDS encoding TetR/AcrR family transcriptional regulator; the protein is MTPETTARAARSGDLRARMLEAAERLLNSAPGNDISTRAVCEAVGVTQPILYRLFGDKNGLLAALVENGFERYISRKQALEATDDPVADLRAGWDDHTDFALTHRALYRLMFSPVLPEVPAPADRIFELLKQTLDRCAAVGAVRIPTEEAAQAILSANVGVALSILSQPSRFRDPLLSARVRDAVFASCLDESAAARPAPDEGPARAALCLEARLRDRPPEELRPEETALLLLWLGRLQRAAP
- a CDS encoding ABC transporter ATP-binding protein; translation: MGEIVLDRVHKSYDGKTSAVEEISYTVQQGHFVTLLGPSGCGKSTTLNMIAGLEDVSGGTITIDGGRVDELPPDKRDLAFVFQDYALYPHMTVYENMAFGLRMRKTPKADIDRRVRDAAERLSLEPFLDRKPRDLSGGQRQRVALGRAIARRPAVFLFDEPLSNLDALLRDRTRTELKQLHQELGATSVYVTHDQEEALTLSDKIAVMSRGRLEQYGTPQEIYDSPATEFVAVFVGKPSINLFDAELDGGRLTVPGTGITVPGRGVTQKAADRKVRLGLRPDELVVHEQPQDGDVRATVKLIQPLGHATDVAVTVAGTELLARAPGFLNVRPGQEVGVDVSGARLHVFTADGTRRLSD